The Meriones unguiculatus strain TT.TT164.6M chromosome 9, Bangor_MerUng_6.1, whole genome shotgun sequence genome window below encodes:
- the Itih1 gene encoding inter-alpha-trypsin inhibitor heavy chain H1 isoform X1 — MDGAVGLRVLLCLCLVSLLTLRAVPALGLATGRPRGNEKRQAVDTTVDGVSIRSLKVNCKVTSRFAHYVITSQVVNNADEAREVAFDVEIPKTAFISDFAITADGSAYVGDIKDKVSAWKQYRKAAISGENAGLVRASGRNMEQFTIHINIGARSKATFQLTYEEVLKRRLMQYDIVIKVKPKQLVHHFEIDVDIFEPQGISKLDAQASFLSKELAAQTIKKSFSGKKGHVLFRPTVRQQQSCPTCSTSLLNGVFKVTYDVNRDKLCDLLVANNYFTHFFAPKNLTNMSKNLVFVIDISGSMEGQKVRQTKEALLKILGDMRPVDNFDLVLFGSQVQSWKGSLVPASKANLQAAQDFVRRFSLAGATNLNGGLLRGIEILNKAQGSHAELSSPASILIMLTDGEPTEGETDRSQILRNVRNAIRGRFPLYNLGFGHDLDFNFLEVMSMENNGWAQRIYEDHDATQQLQGFYNQVANPLLTDVELQYPQDAVLALTQHRHKQYYDGSEIVVAGRIADHKLSTFKADVRAHGERQEFKATCLVDEEEMEKLLRERGHMLENHVERLWAYLTIQELLAKRMKTGGEERANLSSQILKLSLDYQFVTPLTSMTIRGLTDQDGLEPIIDKSPEDAQPLGELSGFQRLEEMVGPRRTFVLSATQPPPTARSLIDSKLPNRVTGVDTDPHFIIYVPQKEDSLCFNINEEPGVILSLVQDPDTGFSVNGQLIGSKAGSPGQHESTFFGRLGISNPASDFQLEVTPQNIILNPSSGGPVFSWKDQAVLQKDGVMVTINKKRNLVVSVDEGATFEIVLHRTWRGSAVHQDFLGFYVLDSFRMSARTQGLLGQFFHPLDFEVFDFRPGSDPAKPDATMVVKNRRLTVTRGLQRDYSKDPRHGTQVSCWFVHNNGAGLIDGVHTDYIVPDIL; from the exons ATGGACGGCGCCGTAGGGCTTCGGGTGCTGCTGTGCCTGTGCCTGGTGTCCCTCCTCACTCTGCGGGCCGTGCCTGCTTTGGGCTTGGCCACAGGCAGACCCAGGGGCAACGAG AAGCGACAGGCCGTGGACACA ACAGTTGATGGTGTGTCCATCAGGAGCTTGAAAGTCAATTGTAAAGTCACCTCTCGCTTCGCCCACTACGTCATCACCAGCCAAGTGGTCAACAATGCTGACGAAGCCAGGGAGGTGGCTTTTGATGTGGAAATCCCCAAGACAGCCTTCATCAGTGACTTcgccat CACAGCAGATGGGAGCGCGTATGTTGGGGACATAAAGGACAAAGTGAGTGCATGGAAGCAGTATCGGAAAGCGGCCATCTCAGGGGAGAATGCTGGCCTTGTCAG AGCCTCAGGCAGAAATATGGAGCAGTTCACCATCCACATCAACATTGGAGCCCGGAGCAAGGCCACATTTCAGCTCACCTATGAGGAGGTGTTAAAGCGGAGACTCATGCAGTATGACATTGTCATCAAAGTCAAGCCCAAGCAGCTGGTGCATCATTTTGAG ATCGATGTGGACATCTTTGAGCCCCAGGGGATCAGCAAGCTGGATGCTCAGGCCTCCTTCCTCAGCAAGGAACTGGCTGCTCAAACCATCAAGAAGTCTTTCTCAGGGAAAAAG GGTCACGTGCTCTTCCGCCCCACTGTGAGGCAGCAACAGTCCTGCCCCACATGCTCTACGTCCTTGCTGAACGGAGTCTTCAAGGTGACCTACGACGTCAATCGAGACAAGCTCTGTGACCTCCTG GTGGCCAACAATTACTTTACACATTTCTTCGCCCCCAAAAACCTGACCAACATGAGCAAGAACCTGGTTTTTGTGATTGACATCAGTGGCTCCATGGAAGGCCAGAAAGTGAGGCAG ACCAAGGAAGCGCTCCTGAAGATCCTGGGGGACATGAGGCCTGTGGACAACTTTGACTTGGTCCTCTTTGGGTCTCAAGTGCAATCATGGAAGGGCTCATTAGTACCGGCGTCTAAGGCCAATCTGCAAGCAGCTCAAGACTTTGTGCGACGATTTTCACTCGCTGGAG CCACAAACCTGAATGGAGGCTTGCTCCGAGGAATTGAGATCTTAAACAAAGCTCAAGGAAGCCACGCAGAACTCAGCAGCCCGGCCTCAATTCTCATCATGTTGACAGACGGAGAGCCCACTGAGG GAGAGACAGACCGTTCCCAGATCCTCAGGAATGTGCGGAACGCTATCCGGGGCCGCTTCCCACTCTACAACCTCGGCTTTGGCCACGACCTGGACTTCAACTTCCTGGAGGTCATGTCCATGGAGAACAACGGATGGGCCCAGAGAATTTATGAGGACCATGATGCCACCCAACAGCTACAG GGTTTCTACAATCAAGTAGCCAACCCCCTGCTGACAGACGTGGAGCTTCAGTACCCCCAGGATGCGGTCTTGGCTCTAACTCAGCACCGACATAAACAGTACTACGACGGCTCGGAGATCGTGGTGGCTGGGCGCATTGCTGACCACAAACTGAGCACCTTTAAGGCTGATGTTCGGGCTCACGGG GAGAGGCAAGAATTCAAGGCAACCTGCCTAGTGGatgaggaagagatggagaaactGCTCCGAGAGCGCGGCCACATGCTAGAGAATCATGTGGAGCGGCTCTGGGCCTACCTCACAATCCAGGAGCTGCTGGCTAAGCG GATGAagacgggaggggaggagagagccaacctgTCATCCCAGATCCTGAAGCTGTCACTGGACTATCAGTTCGTAACACCGCTGACCTCCATGACCATCAGAGGCCTGACAGACCAGGACGGGCTGGAGCCTATCATTGACAAGTCCCCAGAGG ATGCTCAGCCCTTAGGTGAGCTTTCCGGTTTCCAGCGGCTGGAAG AGATGGTGGGACCCAGAAGAA CATTCGTGCTGTCAGCCACACAGCCTCCTCCTACAGCCCGCAGTCTAATAGACTCAAAGTTACCAAACCGCGTGACAGGAG TGGACACCGATCCCCACTTCATCATCTATGTGCCTCAAAAAGAGGATAGCCTGTGCTTCAACATCAATGAGGAGCCTGGTGTGATCCTGAGCCTGGTGCAGGACCCCGACACAG GCTTCTCCGTGAATGGGCAGCTCATTGGAAGCAAGGCCGGCAGCCCTGGGCAGCACGAGAGCACATTCTTCGGGAGACTGGGGATCTCAAACCCTGCATCAGACTTTCAGCTGGAAGTGACCCCTCAGAACATCATACTAAACCCCAGCTCTGGTGGGCCCGTGTTCTCCTGGAAGGACCAGGCCGTGCTGCAGAAGGATGG GGTGATGGTGACCATCAACAAGAAGAGGAACCTGGTGGTGTCTGTGGATGAAGGGGCTACCTTTGAGATTGTCCTGCACAGAACGTGGAGGGGCAGTGCCGTCCACCAGGACTTTCTGGGTTTCTATGTGCTGGATAGCTTCCGGATGTCAGCCCGAACGCAGGGCCTGCTGG GCCAGTTCTTCCACCCCCTGGACTTTGAAGTGTTTGACTTCCGCCCAGGCTCTGACCCTGCCAAGCCAGATGCCACGATGGTGGTGAAGAATCGGCGACTGACAGTTACCAG GGGCTTGCAAAGAGACTACAGCAAGGACCCCAGACACGGGACACAAGTGTCTTGCTGGTTTGTCCACAACAATGGAGCAGGACTGATTGATGGGGTTCACACTGACTACATCGTCCCTGACATCCTCTGA
- the Itih1 gene encoding inter-alpha-trypsin inhibitor heavy chain H1 isoform X2: MDGAVGLRVLLCLCLVSLLTLRAVPALGLATGRPRGNEKRQAVDTTVDGVSIRSLKVNCKVTSRFAHYVITSQVVNNADEAREVAFDVEIPKTAFISDFAITADGSAYVGDIKDKVSAWKQYRKAAISGENAGLVRASGRNMEQFTIHINIGARSKATFQLTYEEVLKRRLMQYDIVIKVKPKQLVHHFEIDVDIFEPQGISKLDAQASFLSKELAAQTIKKSFSGKKGHVLFRPTVRQQQSCPTCSTSLLNGVFKVTYDVNRDKLCDLLVANNYFTHFFAPKNLTNMSKNLVFVIDISGSMEGQKVRQTKEALLKILGDMRPVDNFDLVLFGSQVQSWKGSLVPASKANLQAAQDFVRRFSLAGATNLNGGLLRGIEILNKAQGSHAELSSPASILIMLTDGEPTEGETDRSQILRNVRNAIRGRFPLYNLGFGHDLDFNFLEVMSMENNGWAQRIYEDHDATQQLQGFYNQVANPLLTDVELQYPQDAVLALTQHRHKQYYDGSEIVVAGRIADHKLSTFKADVRAHGERQEFKATCLVDEEEMEKLLRERGHMLENHVERLWAYLTIQELLAKRMKTGGEERANLSSQILKLSLDYQFVTPLTSMTIRGLTDQDGLEPIIDKSPEDAQPLEMVGPRRTFVLSATQPPPTARSLIDSKLPNRVTGVDTDPHFIIYVPQKEDSLCFNINEEPGVILSLVQDPDTGFSVNGQLIGSKAGSPGQHESTFFGRLGISNPASDFQLEVTPQNIILNPSSGGPVFSWKDQAVLQKDGVMVTINKKRNLVVSVDEGATFEIVLHRTWRGSAVHQDFLGFYVLDSFRMSARTQGLLGQFFHPLDFEVFDFRPGSDPAKPDATMVVKNRRLTVTRGLQRDYSKDPRHGTQVSCWFVHNNGAGLIDGVHTDYIVPDIL, translated from the exons ATGGACGGCGCCGTAGGGCTTCGGGTGCTGCTGTGCCTGTGCCTGGTGTCCCTCCTCACTCTGCGGGCCGTGCCTGCTTTGGGCTTGGCCACAGGCAGACCCAGGGGCAACGAG AAGCGACAGGCCGTGGACACA ACAGTTGATGGTGTGTCCATCAGGAGCTTGAAAGTCAATTGTAAAGTCACCTCTCGCTTCGCCCACTACGTCATCACCAGCCAAGTGGTCAACAATGCTGACGAAGCCAGGGAGGTGGCTTTTGATGTGGAAATCCCCAAGACAGCCTTCATCAGTGACTTcgccat CACAGCAGATGGGAGCGCGTATGTTGGGGACATAAAGGACAAAGTGAGTGCATGGAAGCAGTATCGGAAAGCGGCCATCTCAGGGGAGAATGCTGGCCTTGTCAG AGCCTCAGGCAGAAATATGGAGCAGTTCACCATCCACATCAACATTGGAGCCCGGAGCAAGGCCACATTTCAGCTCACCTATGAGGAGGTGTTAAAGCGGAGACTCATGCAGTATGACATTGTCATCAAAGTCAAGCCCAAGCAGCTGGTGCATCATTTTGAG ATCGATGTGGACATCTTTGAGCCCCAGGGGATCAGCAAGCTGGATGCTCAGGCCTCCTTCCTCAGCAAGGAACTGGCTGCTCAAACCATCAAGAAGTCTTTCTCAGGGAAAAAG GGTCACGTGCTCTTCCGCCCCACTGTGAGGCAGCAACAGTCCTGCCCCACATGCTCTACGTCCTTGCTGAACGGAGTCTTCAAGGTGACCTACGACGTCAATCGAGACAAGCTCTGTGACCTCCTG GTGGCCAACAATTACTTTACACATTTCTTCGCCCCCAAAAACCTGACCAACATGAGCAAGAACCTGGTTTTTGTGATTGACATCAGTGGCTCCATGGAAGGCCAGAAAGTGAGGCAG ACCAAGGAAGCGCTCCTGAAGATCCTGGGGGACATGAGGCCTGTGGACAACTTTGACTTGGTCCTCTTTGGGTCTCAAGTGCAATCATGGAAGGGCTCATTAGTACCGGCGTCTAAGGCCAATCTGCAAGCAGCTCAAGACTTTGTGCGACGATTTTCACTCGCTGGAG CCACAAACCTGAATGGAGGCTTGCTCCGAGGAATTGAGATCTTAAACAAAGCTCAAGGAAGCCACGCAGAACTCAGCAGCCCGGCCTCAATTCTCATCATGTTGACAGACGGAGAGCCCACTGAGG GAGAGACAGACCGTTCCCAGATCCTCAGGAATGTGCGGAACGCTATCCGGGGCCGCTTCCCACTCTACAACCTCGGCTTTGGCCACGACCTGGACTTCAACTTCCTGGAGGTCATGTCCATGGAGAACAACGGATGGGCCCAGAGAATTTATGAGGACCATGATGCCACCCAACAGCTACAG GGTTTCTACAATCAAGTAGCCAACCCCCTGCTGACAGACGTGGAGCTTCAGTACCCCCAGGATGCGGTCTTGGCTCTAACTCAGCACCGACATAAACAGTACTACGACGGCTCGGAGATCGTGGTGGCTGGGCGCATTGCTGACCACAAACTGAGCACCTTTAAGGCTGATGTTCGGGCTCACGGG GAGAGGCAAGAATTCAAGGCAACCTGCCTAGTGGatgaggaagagatggagaaactGCTCCGAGAGCGCGGCCACATGCTAGAGAATCATGTGGAGCGGCTCTGGGCCTACCTCACAATCCAGGAGCTGCTGGCTAAGCG GATGAagacgggaggggaggagagagccaacctgTCATCCCAGATCCTGAAGCTGTCACTGGACTATCAGTTCGTAACACCGCTGACCTCCATGACCATCAGAGGCCTGACAGACCAGGACGGGCTGGAGCCTATCATTGACAAGTCCCCAGAGG ATGCTCAGCCCTTAG AGATGGTGGGACCCAGAAGAA CATTCGTGCTGTCAGCCACACAGCCTCCTCCTACAGCCCGCAGTCTAATAGACTCAAAGTTACCAAACCGCGTGACAGGAG TGGACACCGATCCCCACTTCATCATCTATGTGCCTCAAAAAGAGGATAGCCTGTGCTTCAACATCAATGAGGAGCCTGGTGTGATCCTGAGCCTGGTGCAGGACCCCGACACAG GCTTCTCCGTGAATGGGCAGCTCATTGGAAGCAAGGCCGGCAGCCCTGGGCAGCACGAGAGCACATTCTTCGGGAGACTGGGGATCTCAAACCCTGCATCAGACTTTCAGCTGGAAGTGACCCCTCAGAACATCATACTAAACCCCAGCTCTGGTGGGCCCGTGTTCTCCTGGAAGGACCAGGCCGTGCTGCAGAAGGATGG GGTGATGGTGACCATCAACAAGAAGAGGAACCTGGTGGTGTCTGTGGATGAAGGGGCTACCTTTGAGATTGTCCTGCACAGAACGTGGAGGGGCAGTGCCGTCCACCAGGACTTTCTGGGTTTCTATGTGCTGGATAGCTTCCGGATGTCAGCCCGAACGCAGGGCCTGCTGG GCCAGTTCTTCCACCCCCTGGACTTTGAAGTGTTTGACTTCCGCCCAGGCTCTGACCCTGCCAAGCCAGATGCCACGATGGTGGTGAAGAATCGGCGACTGACAGTTACCAG GGGCTTGCAAAGAGACTACAGCAAGGACCCCAGACACGGGACACAAGTGTCTTGCTGGTTTGTCCACAACAATGGAGCAGGACTGATTGATGGGGTTCACACTGACTACATCGTCCCTGACATCCTCTGA